A stretch of DNA from Betaproteobacteria bacterium:
CAATGCGGAAATCGGAGAGGCATACAACCGATCCTCGCCCAAAGCCAGGGATGGCACGCGCCCCCCGCCGACGGGTCTGGAAACAACACCTGAAGGCGAATTCCTCGGCCACACTTACACCAGCAGCGCAGGAACTCGCACGTACAAGCTCTATGTGCCTGCGAGCTATTGGCGAGAGCCACGGGATCCCGTGCCTATGCTGCTCATGTTGCACGGTTGCACGCAATCTCCGGAAGACTTTGCCGCTGGCACGCGCATGAATTTCCTGGCCGAGCGGCACGGCTTCCTCGTGGTTTACCCCGCCCAGGATGCGAATGCGAACGCCTCGAAGTGCTGGAACTGGTTCCGAGCCGAGGACCAGAAGCGGGATCGGGGCGAACCCGCGATCATTGCGGGAATCACCCGGGAGGTTGCCAGGAACTACCAGGTAGACGAGCGTCGCCTATTTGTGGCCGGTCTGTCTGCAGGGGCTGCCATGGCTGTAGTTCTCGGTTGCACCTATCCCGAGTTGTACGCTGCCGTTGGGTGCCACTCGGGTCTGCCGTA
This window harbors:
- a CDS encoding PHB depolymerase family esterase gives rise to the protein MEARKATHTGPSKHPREGVLQTIQQALASAGLLRESPPHQDSNAEIGEAYNRSSPKARDGTRPPPTGLETTPEGEFLGHTYTSSAGTRTYKLYVPASYWREPRDPVPMLLMLHGCTQSPEDFAAGTRMNFLAERHGFLVVYPAQDANANASKCWNWFRAEDQKRDRGEPAIIAGITREVARNYQVDERRLFVAGLSAGAAMAVVLGCTYPELYAAVGCHSGLPYAAAHDVPSAFRAMRAGSGSGARSVSGIESPGMPTIVFHGDTDKTVNYSNGAAVVTQVTSTRSLHAPLRNSVRTGVGPDGRKYTRTIYFDADDRPVVEHWVLHDFGHAWSGGSPAGSHSDPGGPDASAEMVRFFLSQHR